From the genome of Vicia villosa cultivar HV-30 ecotype Madison, WI linkage group LG2, Vvil1.0, whole genome shotgun sequence, one region includes:
- the LOC131652986 gene encoding uncharacterized protein LOC131652986 — MALNKTGNEHGLFPQYNQQESRSGVANVHNNSNNKSIPKEVGRVFVSPDVSQNRESRFGLNRENGHVRYEDLTNILGLKRMDSESFSDVGEFIPKKQPMDNGLSVNVLSKGQKGDNNHGGRGALRKTYSESISEQIGTKLAVLSPVYLHKRSHSNGFSGSGILEDSLSGGKMKFLCSFGGKILPRPGDGKLRYVGGETHIISIQKDIPWEELMNKTLRICSQPHTIKYQLPGEDLDALISVSSDEDLQNMIEEYHELESHEGSQKLRIFLVPLSESEETTSTDANTVLQNDPDYQYVVALNGIIDHSPKKNIGGQSLANETNYSGNSFSFAPTIASSPKEIRDGNKGMSGLNPDRILNDSVNLQSPLRISPTPVQAAGSSTGYIQLLGGNSCQGSIDSNASFVTAQMHSGNSSINAADCRHPQQAVPRQHGDIGPPKNLNEQYFDNCNANNGYSDDVFGGTLLNDKIFSRNLITQQTESYGINNVLPHGMPHAFSDSQLHPSGSKSIYCSQEGITPSFSLNLEKAELSSTVGVSQVNLIKGQHDPFLHHPQIQSKMPNVESAEMHRRQGVASSSPYPESVGTNDRINKDSILTEKKYLVAQTDVSGSNFVENDVQENPLKLERMMVNEDKYPISKKDNNAYEGNSTVNYMSELQLLDTFPTNNISSQIGTQYNWDQPREDTLPLSSGITGLSLTNLVDKTPSDLLDIGQKTSYGRNINLNSPISEYAENSRDKSSVRDDMFNFSFDPHSLKSAQVQPSQNQNTTGFHDNPTINSESLSPAVLHDDVCPSLILPVDGLDNSRKNISFKKEPSFLNDFITSTDQMVDQFNHEHSASGLSKVEGEILGQLKKSERSNNAKLVESFAVAEDAIGVPSNRKSSPVHTPHNFDEVGSDVSPSPTEIESTIPESDPEDYKDDQADVNDFLSDAMIAEMEASIYGLQIIRNTDLEELMELGSGTYGTVYHGKWRGTDVAIKRIKKSCFGGRTSEQERLAKDFWREAQILSNLHHPNVLAFYGIVPDGACGTLATVTEYMVNGSLRHVLVKNNRLLDRRKKLIIAMDAAFGMEYLHSKNIVHFDLKCDNLLVNLRDPQRPICKVGDFGLSRIKRNTLVSGGVRGTLPWMAPELLNGNSSRVSEKVDVFSFGISMWELLTGEEPYADMHCGAIIGGIVKNTLRPPIPERCDPEWRKLMEECWSRDPEYRPSFTEITNRLRSMSMALQGKGVEEKAWQLRATKVP; from the exons ATGGCCCTAAATAAGACGGGAAACGAGCATGGGCTGTTTCCTCAATACAACCAACAAGAATCGCGTAGTGGTGTTGCAAATGtacataataatagtaataataaaagtATCCCTAAAGAGGTTGGAAGAGTTTTTGTTTCACCTGATGTATCGCAAAATCGTGAGAGTAGGTTTGGATTGAATAGGGAGAATGGCCATGTGAGGTACGAAGATCTTACAAATATTTTAGGGTTGAAGAGAATGGACTCGGAGAGTTTTTCTGATGTAGGTGAGTTTATCCCTAAAAAACAGCCGATGGACAACGGCCTTTCTGTCAATGTTTTAAGCAAAGGTCAAAAGGGAGACAACAACCATGGTGGCCGTGGTGCGTTGAGGAAGACATATAGTGAGTCAATTAGTGAGCAAATTGGTACTAAGCTGGCTGTGTTATCGCCTGTTTACTTACATAAAAGATCTCACTCAAATGGGTTTTCCGGTTCTGGAATTTTAGAAGATTCTTTGTCTGGTGgaaaaatgaagtttctttgCAGCTTCGGCGGAAAAATATTACCGAGGCCCGGTGATGGTAAACTCAGATACGTTGGGGGAGAAACTCACATTATATCTATCCAAAAGGATATTCCGTGGGAAGAGCTTATGAACAAGACTTTGCGTATTTGCAGTCAACCTCACACAATCAAATACCAACTTCCAGGGGAAGATCTTGATGCTCTAATATCGGTTTCCTCCGATGAGGATCTTCAAAACATGATAGAGGAATATCATGAACTTGAAAGTCACGAAGGTTCTCAGAAACTTCGAATTTTTTTAGTTCCTTTGAGTGAATCTGAAGAGACAACATCAACCGATGCAAACACCGTTCTGCAGAATGACCCAGATTACCAATACGTTGTTGCTTTAAACGGCATAATAGACCATAGCCCTAAGAAAAACATCGGTGGGCAAAGTTTGGCAAACGAAACAAATTATTCAGGGAATAGTTTCAGTTTTGCCCCAACAATCGCCTCTTCTCCTAAGGAGATCAGGGATGGTAATAAAGGTATGAGTGGTTTAAATCCAGATAGAATTTTGAATGATTCCGTAAATCTTCAAAGTCCATTGCGAATTTCTCCTACTCCGGTTCAAGCTGCAGGTTCTAGTACAGGTTATATACAATTGCTTGGCGGTAACTCATGCCAGGGAAGTATTGACAGCAATGCATCATTTGTTACTGCTCAGATGCATTCTGGAAACTCGAGCATCAATGCTGCTGATTGCCGACACCCTCAACAAGCTGTTCCTCGTCAACATGGTGACATTGGTCCGCCCAAAAATCTCAATGAACAGTATTTTGATAACTGCAATGCAAATAATGGTTACAGCGATGATGTTTTTGGTGGAACCTTGCTCAATGataaaatattctcaagaaaTCTGATCACTCAACAGACCGAATCTTATGGAATTAATAACGTTCTGCCTCATGGGATGCCTCATGCTTTTTCTGATTCACAGTTGCATCCAAGTGGATCAAAGTCTATTTACTGCTCACAAGAAGGAATTACCCCGTCTTTCTCCTTGAACCTTGAAAAAGCTGAATTATCTTCGACAGTGGGTGTCTCACAAGTGAACCTTATCAAGGGTCAACACGATCCCTTCCTCCATCATCCTCAAATACAAAGTAAGATGCCAAATGTGGAGTCAGCTGAGATGCATAGACGGCAAGGTGTGGCATCATCATCTCCCTACCCGGAATCAGTTGGAACGAATGATCGCATTAATAAGGACAGCATTTTAACGGAAAAAAAGTACCTTGTTGCTCAAACCGACGTGAGTGGATCCAACTTTGTTGAAAACGACGTGCAGGAAAATCCTTTGAAGTTAGAAAGGATGATGGTAAATGAAGATAAGTATCCTATTTCTAAGAAGGATAACAACGCTTACGAGGGAAATTCAACTGTCAACTACATGAGTGAATTGCAGCTTTTGGATACATTCCCGACTAATAACATAAGTTCTCAGATTGGTACGCAATATAATTGGGATCAACCTCGTGAGGACACGCTTCCTTTGTCATCAGGCATAACAGGACTCTCACTAACTAACCTTGTCGACAAGACTCCGTCTGATCTTCTTGACATTGGCCAAAAGACAAGTTATGGCAGAAATATCAATTTAAATTCTCCAATCTCAGAATATGCAGAAAACTCTCGTGACAAAAGTTCTGTCAGAGATGATATGTTCAATTTCTCCTTCGATCCACATTCTCTTAAATCTGCACAAGTTCAGCCTTCTCAGAATCAGAACACTACAGGTTTTCATGATAATCCAACAATAAACTCTGAAAGTTTGAGTCCTGCTGTACTTCATGATGATGTCTGTCCAAGTTTGATCTTGCCGGTTGATGGCCTGGATAATTCAAGAAagaatatttcttttaaaaaggaACCTTCTTTTCTCAATGACTTCATTACAAGCACCGATCAAATGGTTGATCAGTTTAATCACGAACATTCTGCCTCTGGATTGTCAAAAGTTGAAGGTGAAATTTTAGGACAATTGAAAAAATCAGAAAGGTCTAATAATGCTAAACTAGTGGAGTCATTTGCTGTAGCAGAAGATGCGATTGGTGTTCCTTCAAATCGCAAGTCTTCACCAGTGCACACCCCACATAATTTTGATGAAGTTGGAAGTGATGTATCTCCATCTCCAACAGAAATAGAGAGCACCATCCCAGAGTCTGATCCCGAG GATTATAAAGACGATCAAGCCGACGTGAATGACTTTCTTTCTGATGCAATGATAGCAGAAATGGAGGCCAGCATATACGGTTTGCAG ATAATCAGGAACACTGATCTTGAAGAACTTATGGAGTTAGGATCTGGTACCTATGGAACTGTTTATCATGGAAAATGGCGAGGAACAGATGTTGCAATCAAGAGAATCAAAAAGAGCTGCTTTGGAGGGAGAACTTCTGAGCAAGAACGGTTG GCAAAAGATTTCTGGAGAGAGGCACAGATCCTGTCAAATCTTCATCATCCCAATGTTCTCGCATTTTATGGAATCGTACCCGACGGAGCTTGTGGGACTTTAGCAACTGTAACAGAATATATGGTTAATGGTTCCCTTAGACATGTTCTTGTCAAGAACAACAG ATTACTAGATCGTCGTAAAAAGCTTATAATTGCCATGGATGCAGCTTTTGGCATGGAATATTTGCACTCAAAGAATATTGTCCATTTTGATTTGAAGTGTGACAATTTGCTTGTTAATTTAAGGGATCCACAGCGACCCATATGCAAG GTTGGAGATTTTGGATTATCAAGAATAAAACGAAATACCCTTGTATCTGGAGGTGTGCGGGGAACCCTTCCATGGATGGCACCAGAGCTGTTGAATGGTAATAGCAGCCGGGTTTCTGAAAAG GTTGACGTTTTCTCATTTGGTATCTCAATGTGGGAGTTATTGACAGGAGAGGAACCTTATGCAGATATGCATTGTGGAGCCATTATTG